A window of Vigna unguiculata cultivar IT97K-499-35 chromosome 4, ASM411807v1, whole genome shotgun sequence contains these coding sequences:
- the LOC114182755 gene encoding polygalacturonase-like, which produces MKFSMIILFFCFITFSFDLVQSENLQISQFGGKQNTNIAKALISAWTQACASTSAVKIVIPKGTYQMTHVKLKGPCKAPIELYVDGTIKAPVKPQDVGGDEILRIDYVNALTISGNGVFDGQGAYAWKQNDCSKSFNCKLLGMNFAFNYINNSIVRGITSKDSKHFHVNVLGCNNFTFDGFKVSAPHDSANTDGIHIGRSRGVNVLNTNIATGDDCVSLGDGSKQVLVQNVKCGPGHGISVGSLGKYKEEEPVDGITIKGCTLKGTDNGVRIKTWPSEPGTITVTNMKFEDITMDNVKNPIIIDQEYCPWNQCTKKYPSKIKISKVTIKNIKGTSATKEGVIIACSSGVPCEGVEISNVDLKFKGAPAIAVCSNVKPKITGKAPTCTAPSNKKE; this is translated from the exons ATGAAGTTTTCTatgatcatattatttttttgttttattaccTTTAGCTTTGATTTAGTTCAGTCAGAAAATCTTCAAATATCACAATTTGGAGGAAAACAAAATACCAATATAGCTAAG gCTTTAATAAGTGCTTGGACTCAAGCATGTGCATCCACATCTGCTGTCAAAATTGTGATTCCAAAAGGAACATATCAAATGACACATGTAAAGCTAAAAGGTCCTTGCAAGGCTCCCATTGAACTTTACGTTGATGGCACAATCAAAGCACCGGTAAAGCCACAAGATGTTGGCGGTGACGAAATTCTCAGGATTGACTATGTTAATGCCTTAACCATATCTGGTAATGGAGTCTTTGATGGTCAAGGTGCCTATGCTTGGAAACAAAATGATTGTTCAAAAAGCTTTAATTGCAAATTGCTTGGCatg AATTTTGCTTTTAACTACATCAATAATTCAATAGTTCGTGGCATTACCAGTAAGGATAGCAAACACTTTCATGTTAATGTTTTGGGATGCAACAATTTCACATTTGATGGATTTAAAGTAAGTGCTCCACATGATAGTGCCAACACTGATGGCATCCAtattggaagatcaagaggtgTGAATGTTCTTAATACAAACATTGCCACTGGAGATGATTGTGTTTCACTAGGTGACGGTAGTAAACAAGTTCTTGTCCAAAATGTGAAATGTGGACCCGGTCATGGTATTAGTGTTGGAAGCCTTGGAAAGTATAAGGAAGAAGAGCCTGTTGATGGTATTACAATTAAGGGTTGCACTTTGAAAGGAACTGACAATGGAGTGAGGATTAAGACTTGGCCTAGTGAACCAGGAACAATAACAGTTACTAACATGAAATTTGAGGATATTACCATGGACAATGTTAAGAACCCTATCATCATAGACCAAGAGTATTGTCCGTGGAACCAATgtaccaaaaag TATCCATCAAAAATAAAGATAAGCAAAGTTACCATCAAGAATATTAAGGGAACTTCAGCAACTAAAGAAGGAGTAATTATTGCTTGTAGCAGTGGTGTACCATGTGAAGGTGTGGAGATATCTAATGTTGATCTCAAGTTCAAAGGAGCTCCGGCAATAGCTGTGTGCAGTAATGTCAAACCAAAAATAACAGGAAAGGCTCCTACCTGTACAGCTCCAAGTAATAAAAAAgagtaa